A single genomic interval of Trueperaceae bacterium harbors:
- a CDS encoding proline/glycine betaine ABC transporter permease, producing MNILNIFDERLIPLDDWIQGAVDWLVTNFRDEFQTMKLPIEWTLDGVNVVLHWVPPLVMLVIFALLAWRTAGWRVALFTAVSLALVGFLGLWGDTMTTLAMVISAVVFCVVVGVPVGILSARSEAVASFVRPILDVMQTTPAFVYLVPVVMLFSIGTVAGVIATIVFAMPPLIRLTALGIQQVQEDAIEAATAFGSTSNQILWKVQMPLAMPTIMAGLNQTIMLSLSMVVIAALIGAGGLGNPVFRGLNTLNVGLAGIGGLGIVLLAIVLDRITQGLGKPPERRRAS from the coding sequence ATGAACATCCTGAACATCTTCGATGAGCGATTGATCCCGCTCGACGACTGGATACAGGGAGCCGTCGACTGGTTGGTAACCAACTTCCGAGATGAGTTCCAGACGATGAAGCTGCCTATCGAGTGGACGCTCGACGGAGTGAACGTAGTGCTCCACTGGGTGCCGCCACTGGTGATGTTGGTGATCTTCGCTCTGCTGGCGTGGCGTACAGCGGGTTGGCGGGTCGCGCTCTTCACCGCCGTGTCGCTCGCCCTGGTCGGTTTCCTGGGCCTCTGGGGCGATACCATGACCACCCTCGCCATGGTCATAAGTGCCGTCGTCTTCTGCGTGGTCGTGGGCGTCCCCGTGGGGATACTCTCGGCCCGCAGCGAAGCGGTGGCGTCGTTCGTGAGGCCGATCCTCGATGTCATGCAGACCACCCCGGCGTTCGTCTACCTGGTGCCGGTGGTGATGCTGTTCAGCATCGGTACCGTGGCGGGAGTCATCGCCACGATCGTCTTCGCCATGCCACCACTCATCCGGCTGACGGCACTGGGGATCCAGCAGGTGCAGGAGGATGCCATCGAGGCGGCTACCGCCTTCGGGTCCACCTCCAACCAGATCCTCTGGAAGGTCCAGATGCCGCTGGCCATGCCTACGATCATGGCGGGATTGAACCAGACCATCATGTTGTCGCTGTCGATGGTGGTCATCGCCGCCCTCATCGGGGCAGGGGGCCTGGGCAATCCTGTTTTCCGCGGGCTGAACACGCTCAACGTCGGGCTGGCGGGGATCGGAGGACTCGGTATCGTCCTGTTGGCCATCGTTCTCGACCGCATCACCCAGGGGCTGGGCAAGCCCCCGGAGAGGCGGAGGGCGAGCTGA
- a CDS encoding glycine betaine/L-proline ABC transporter ATP-binding protein produces the protein MIRAESVYKVFGDRPEEALELLQQGKGKDEIHELTGQVVGVQDVSFGLERGEIFVIMGLSGSGKSTLLRCVNRLIEPTSGRIVLQTEDGELDVTALDAAGLREVRKQHMSMVFQRFGLFPHRDVLDNVAYGLEVQGVPVEERRRAAGEILDLVGLSGWGASYPDELSGGMQQRVGLGRALATRAPLLLMDEPFSALDPLIKVDMQDELLRIQEELHRTMLFITHDLDEALRLGSHIAIMEAGRIVQVGAPEEIIVNPRTKYVADFVEHADSTGVITAATVAQPLPGPRFEQVSADDRVAAYARKGFPSVRISVSGDGTLLGVENGGKRAELRRLDEVLQEPMPEVRSQSKALVCRPDATLREILHGRTYTTLPTLVVEGERLIGVVGERELVQGILDKRAPVKESAPKQNMTERVVR, from the coding sequence TTGATACGAGCCGAGAGTGTCTACAAAGTCTTCGGCGACAGGCCGGAGGAGGCTCTTGAGCTGCTCCAGCAGGGCAAGGGCAAGGACGAGATCCACGAGCTGACGGGCCAGGTGGTGGGCGTCCAGGACGTGAGCTTCGGACTCGAGCGGGGCGAGATCTTCGTCATCATGGGGCTTTCGGGCAGCGGCAAGTCAACTCTCCTTCGGTGCGTCAACAGGCTCATCGAGCCCACTTCGGGAAGGATCGTGCTGCAGACCGAAGACGGAGAGTTAGACGTGACGGCCCTGGACGCGGCGGGCCTGCGCGAGGTGCGCAAGCAACACATGAGCATGGTCTTCCAGCGCTTCGGCCTCTTCCCCCACAGGGACGTTCTCGACAACGTCGCCTACGGCCTCGAGGTGCAGGGGGTCCCGGTCGAGGAACGCCGCCGGGCGGCCGGCGAGATACTGGACCTGGTGGGCCTGAGCGGCTGGGGCGCCAGCTACCCGGACGAGCTCTCCGGCGGCATGCAGCAGCGGGTCGGGCTTGGTCGCGCGCTGGCGACCAGGGCGCCGCTGCTGCTGATGGACGAGCCGTTCAGTGCTCTCGATCCGCTGATCAAGGTCGACATGCAGGACGAGTTGCTGAGGATCCAGGAGGAGCTTCATAGGACGATGCTCTTCATCACCCACGACCTCGACGAGGCACTGCGTCTGGGGTCGCATATCGCGATCATGGAAGCCGGCCGGATCGTGCAGGTGGGGGCGCCCGAGGAGATCATCGTGAACCCGCGCACCAAGTACGTGGCCGACTTCGTCGAGCACGCCGACTCGACGGGTGTCATCACGGCCGCCACCGTAGCTCAGCCCTTGCCGGGGCCGCGATTCGAACAGGTCTCCGCTGATGACCGAGTGGCGGCGTACGCGAGGAAGGGCTTCCCGAGCGTCCGCATCTCGGTCTCGGGTGACGGAACGCTCCTCGGAGTCGAGAACGGCGGGAAGCGGGCCGAGTTGCGGCGACTGGATGAGGTGCTGCAGGAGCCTATGCCGGAAGTGCGTTCCCAGTCGAAGGCGTTGGTCTGTCGTCCGGACGCGACCTTGCGGGAGATCCTCCACGGCCGTACCTACACGACTCTGCCGACCCTGGTAGTAGAGGGAGAACGTCTCATCGGGGTGGTCGGCGAGCGCGAACTGGTGCAGGGGATCCTTGACAAGCGGGCTCCCGTGAAGGAGTCGGCGCCGAAGCAGAACATGACGGAGAGGGTTGTCAGATGA
- a CDS encoding ABC transporter substrate-binding protein, giving the protein MKIELRQRFAKLVGAALLAVTLAAGGTALAQDCGGYRDQIVLAEGDWDSVLVHNAIASFILEEGFGCDTRAIPGSTIPTQQGMIRGDIDLIMEVWMDNLPDFTQEALDNGQIVNLGVNFGDGQQGFFVPRYVIEGDAERGIEPIAPDLRTVEQIAQYAHHFRDPEQPEKGRFFNCIIGWVCEEINTAKLEAYGLSDDFTNFRPGTGAALAASIERAYVQGEPWFGYYWGPTWVLGKYDMVQLEEPDYTEECWNQLMSHLDNPETACAYPPSVVNIMVNSEFAENAPAAVIEFLESYETTSQQVSDLLSYMQENDSLPRDAAMQFLESETDTWTSWLPDEVAQRVMEAL; this is encoded by the coding sequence ATGAAGATCGAACTACGACAGAGATTCGCCAAGTTGGTCGGAGCGGCACTCCTGGCGGTGACGCTGGCGGCCGGAGGAACCGCGCTGGCGCAGGATTGCGGTGGATACCGCGACCAGATCGTCCTCGCCGAAGGTGACTGGGACAGCGTGCTAGTGCACAACGCCATCGCCAGTTTCATACTGGAGGAGGGGTTCGGCTGCGATACGCGTGCGATTCCCGGCTCCACCATCCCCACCCAGCAGGGCATGATCCGCGGCGACATCGACCTCATCATGGAGGTCTGGATGGACAACCTCCCGGACTTCACGCAGGAGGCGTTGGACAACGGTCAGATAGTCAACCTGGGCGTCAACTTCGGAGACGGCCAGCAGGGCTTCTTCGTCCCGCGCTACGTGATCGAGGGTGACGCCGAGCGTGGCATCGAACCGATAGCACCGGACCTGCGCACGGTCGAGCAGATCGCGCAGTACGCCCACCACTTCCGTGACCCGGAACAGCCCGAAAAGGGCCGCTTCTTCAACTGCATCATCGGGTGGGTGTGTGAGGAGATCAACACCGCCAAACTGGAAGCTTACGGGCTGAGCGACGATTTCACGAACTTCCGACCGGGAACTGGCGCGGCGCTGGCCGCTTCTATCGAGCGCGCCTACGTCCAGGGGGAGCCCTGGTTCGGCTACTACTGGGGACCGACCTGGGTGCTCGGCAAATACGACATGGTGCAGCTCGAGGAACCCGACTACACCGAGGAGTGCTGGAACCAGTTGATGAGCCACCTCGATAACCCGGAGACGGCCTGCGCCTATCCGCCGTCGGTCGTCAACATAATGGTCAACTCCGAGTTCGCCGAGAACGCTCCCGCGGCCGTGATCGAGTTCCTGGAGTCGTACGAGACCACGAGCCAGCAGGTCAGCGACCTGCTCTCCTACATGCAGGAGAACGATTCGCTTCCTCGGGACGCCGCCATGCAGTTCCTGGAGTCGGAAACCGACACCTGGACCTCCTGGCTGCCCGACGAAGTGGCCCAGCGCGTGATGGAAGCGCTCTGA